GTCCGCTTGGGACCCTTACGAGTGCGTGCGTTGGTCTTCGTGCGCTGGCCGTGCACGGGCAGGCCGCGACGGTGACGCAGGCCCTGGTAGGCCCCGATCTCGACCTTGCGGCGGATGTCCGCGGCGATCTCACGCCGCAGGTCACCCTCCAGCTGGTAGGTCGCCTCGAGGTAGTCACGCAGGGCGACGACGTCGTTGTCGCCCAGATCCTTCACACGCAGGTCCGGGCTGAGCCCGGTCGCCTTCAAGGTCTCGGCCGCGCGCGTGCGCCCGACGCCGAAGATGTAGGTGAGTGCCACCTCGAGCCGCTTGTCGCGGGGGAGGTCGACACCGACGAGTCGTGCCATTCGTTCTCACTCCTGTGAGTCGCGGAGGTCGTTCGCACCATCACCCCGGGCTACCCCGGGCCCCGGCCTCCGACCGGGGGTGGACCCGCCGGGTTCGGCGGGCGACGATGCGCTTGTGGAGTGCGTCACCGGGAGGTGACGCGGTCGGGCTCTCAGCCCTGGCGCTGCTTGTGGCGCAGGTTCGTGCAGATCACGCGCACGGTCCCGCTACGACGGATGACCTTGCAGTTGTCGCAGATCTTCTTGACGCTCGGCTTGACCTTCATGATGGGTTCCTTTGCCGGGCGCGACTCACCGGACCCGTCAGGGCCGCGGCGCCGGGACCGGCGTGCTCGGAGGGTGGATTACTTGTAGCGGTAGACGATGCGGCCGCGGGTCAGGTCATACGGGCTCAGCTCGACCACCACCCTGTCCTCGGGGAGGATCCGGATGTAGTGCTGTCGCATCTTGCCCGAGATGTGAGCG
Above is a window of Ruania suaedae DNA encoding:
- the infA gene encoding translation initiation factor IF-1, producing the protein MGKKDGVIEIEGSVVEALPNAMFRVELSNGHKVLAHISGKMRQHYIRILPEDRVVVELSPYDLTRGRIVYRYK
- the rpsM gene encoding 30S ribosomal protein S13; this encodes MARLVGVDLPRDKRLEVALTYIFGVGRTRAAETLKATGLSPDLRVKDLGDNDVVALRDYLEATYQLEGDLRREIAADIRRKVEIGAYQGLRHRRGLPVHGQRTKTNARTRKGPKRTVAGKKKAGR
- the rpmJ gene encoding 50S ribosomal protein L36, whose product is MKVKPSVKKICDNCKVIRRSGTVRVICTNLRHKQRQG